From a region of the Pukyongiella litopenaei genome:
- the hutI gene encoding imidazolonepropionase: MPPGGGIGLIDGALALSGDRIAWVGTGDLPRDYANWPAEDLGGRLVTPAPIDCHTHLVFGGNRAREFEMRLEGASYEDIARAGGGILSTVSATRALTAEALAQAALPRLDALIAEGVATVEIKSGYGLDRDTELNMLRAARALGRMRPVRVVTSFLGAHAVPPDYAGRAADYLSEICFPTLRAAHDEGLVDAVDGFCEGIAFSPDQIARVFAVAAELGLPVKLHAEQLSNTGGTALAARAGALSADHLEHATAADAAALAAAGTVAVLLPGAFYTLRETRLPPVAAFREAGVAIALATDCNPGSSPLASILLVMNMGCTLFRLTPAEALAGVTRHAAAALGLTDCGAIAPGLRADLAVWDVGEPAELAYRVGFNPLHRRIFGGRG; encoded by the coding sequence ATGCCGCCCGGCGGCGGCATCGGGCTGATCGACGGCGCGCTGGCGCTGTCGGGCGACCGCATCGCCTGGGTTGGCACGGGGGATCTGCCGCGCGACTACGCGAACTGGCCCGCCGAGGACCTGGGCGGCCGGCTGGTGACACCCGCGCCGATCGACTGCCACACCCATCTCGTGTTCGGCGGCAACCGCGCGCGCGAATTCGAGATGCGGCTCGAAGGCGCCAGCTACGAGGACATCGCCCGCGCCGGTGGCGGCATCCTGTCCACGGTTTCGGCCACCCGCGCGCTGACGGCCGAGGCGCTGGCGCAGGCGGCGCTGCCCCGGCTGGATGCGCTGATCGCCGAAGGGGTGGCGACCGTCGAGATCAAATCCGGCTACGGGCTGGACCGTGACACCGAACTGAACATGCTGCGCGCCGCCCGGGCGCTGGGCCGGATGCGCCCGGTGCGCGTGGTCACGTCCTTCCTGGGCGCCCACGCGGTGCCGCCCGACTATGCCGGCCGCGCCGCTGACTACCTGTCCGAAATCTGTTTCCCGACCCTGCGGGCCGCCCATGACGAGGGGCTGGTGGACGCGGTGGACGGGTTCTGCGAGGGCATCGCCTTCAGCCCCGACCAGATCGCGCGGGTGTTCGCGGTGGCCGCCGAGCTCGGCCTGCCGGTAAAGCTCCATGCCGAACAGCTGTCCAATACCGGCGGCACGGCGCTGGCGGCGCGGGCCGGGGCCCTGTCGGCGGATCACCTGGAACACGCCACGGCCGCCGACGCCGCCGCGCTGGCCGCGGCGGGCACCGTCGCGGTACTGCTGCCCGGGGCGTTCTACACGCTGCGCGAAACCCGGCTGCCGCCGGTCGCCGCCTTTCGCGAGGCCGGCGTGGCGATAGCGCTGGCGACCGACTGCAATCCGGGTTCGTCGCCGCTGGCATCGATCCTGCTGGTGATGAACATGGGCTGCACGCTGTTCCGCCTGACCCCGGCCGAGGCGCTGGCGGGCGTCACGCGCCACGCCGCCGCCGCGCTGGGGCTGACCGATTGCGGCGCCATCGCGCCGGGGCTGCGGGCCGATCTCGCGGTGTGGGATGTCGGAGAGCCGGCGGAACTGGCCTACCGGGTGGGCTTCAACCCGCTGCATCGGCGGATATTCGGAGGACGGGGATGA
- a CDS encoding formimidoylglutamate deiminase, with protein sequence MTVLYAKQALLPEGWARDVTVTIGADGRIAGLDPARADIGVDMLLPAPANVHSHAFQRAMAGLTERRGGSGQDSFWTWRKWMYRFLDQLTPDDAQSIAALVQMEMLEAGFATVGEFHYLHHRPDGGAYDDPAEMAARICAAAETTGIGLTLLPVFYEQGGVDGRALGPGQRRFGCDRDGFAALMAGAGRALDRLPGDAVIGVAPHSLRAVTPAALSELVAGAGGPVHMHIAEQVAEVEEIEAAHGARPVTWLLDNCPPDPRWCLIHCTQMTAAETGALAATGAVAGLCPITEANLGDGIFDGAGWLGADGAISVGSDSNIRISLTGELRLLEYSQRLRDRARAVLAPPGGSTGRRLFDGIVAGGARAAGRGRGGIAVGQWADLLAIDGGDADLIGRGGDAALDTWIFAAGDRLVRDVWAAGRHMVRDGRHLHRDRIRADYAACMARLAQVL encoded by the coding sequence ATGACCGTTCTTTATGCGAAACAGGCGCTGCTGCCGGAGGGTTGGGCGCGCGACGTGACCGTCACCATCGGCGCCGACGGGCGGATCGCCGGGCTGGACCCGGCGCGGGCCGATATCGGCGTGGACATGTTGCTGCCCGCCCCGGCCAACGTGCATTCGCACGCGTTCCAGCGGGCGATGGCGGGGCTGACCGAACGGCGCGGCGGCTCCGGGCAGGACAGTTTCTGGACCTGGCGGAAATGGATGTACCGGTTCCTTGACCAGCTGACCCCGGATGACGCCCAGAGCATCGCCGCGCTGGTGCAGATGGAGATGCTGGAGGCCGGCTTTGCCACGGTCGGCGAATTCCACTACCTGCACCACCGGCCTGACGGTGGCGCCTATGACGATCCCGCCGAGATGGCGGCGCGGATCTGCGCGGCGGCGGAAACCACCGGGATCGGGCTGACGCTGCTGCCGGTATTCTACGAACAGGGCGGCGTCGACGGGCGCGCGCTGGGGCCGGGACAACGGCGGTTCGGCTGCGACCGCGACGGGTTCGCCGCGCTGATGGCGGGCGCGGGACGGGCGCTGGACCGGCTGCCGGGCGACGCCGTGATCGGGGTGGCGCCGCATTCGCTGCGGGCGGTGACCCCGGCGGCGCTGTCGGAGCTCGTGGCGGGGGCCGGCGGCCCGGTGCATATGCATATCGCGGAACAGGTCGCCGAGGTCGAGGAAATCGAGGCCGCCCATGGCGCCCGCCCGGTGACATGGCTGCTGGACAACTGTCCGCCCGATCCGCGCTGGTGCCTGATCCACTGCACCCAGATGACCGCGGCGGAAACCGGCGCGCTGGCGGCGACCGGCGCGGTGGCGGGGCTGTGCCCGATCACCGAGGCCAATCTGGGCGACGGCATTTTCGACGGCGCGGGCTGGCTGGGCGCGGATGGCGCGATCTCGGTCGGGTCGGACAGCAACATCCGCATATCGCTGACCGGGGAGTTGCGGCTGCTGGAATATTCCCAGCGCCTGCGCGACCGCGCCCGTGCGGTGCTGGCGCCTCCCGGCGGGTCGACCGGGCGGCGGCTGTTCGACGGGATCGTGGCCGGAGGCGCCCGGGCGGCGGGGCGCGGGCGCGGCGGGATCGCGGTCGGGCAATGGGCCGACCTGCTGGCGATCGACGGCGGCGATGCCGACCTGATCGGCCGCGGCGGGGACGCGGCGCTGGATACCTGGATCTTTGCCGCCGGAGACCGGCTGGTGCGCGATGTCTGGGCGGCGGGGCGGCACATGGTCCGCGACGGGCGGCATCTGCACCGGGATCGCATCCGCGCCGATTACGCCGCCTGCATGGCCCGGCTGGCGCAGGTGCTGTGA
- a CDS encoding GntR family transcriptional regulator, producing the protein MAGGWQDIRDEVLRRIQTRRWPPGSQIPNEAELAGEFGVARATVNRALQALAEDGWLERRRRAGTRVAAAPQRRARLAIPLIRQEIEAGGHAAAHRLLGTAPGPAPAAVTAALGLAADAEMIQVRTLWRADERPFAVEDRWVNLSGAPGFDSAPLDRISANEWLVRHAPFSHGTLEYAAETAEPELADLLGCAPGAPVLVLERHTFGPSAPVTFMRLSHAPGHSLKLEI; encoded by the coding sequence ATGGCGGGCGGCTGGCAGGACATCCGCGACGAGGTGCTGCGGCGGATCCAGACCCGCCGCTGGCCGCCCGGGTCGCAGATCCCGAACGAAGCCGAACTGGCCGGGGAATTCGGCGTTGCCCGGGCCACCGTGAACCGGGCCCTGCAGGCGCTGGCCGAGGATGGCTGGCTGGAACGCCGCCGTCGCGCCGGCACCCGCGTCGCGGCGGCTCCGCAGCGCCGGGCCCGCCTGGCGATCCCGCTGATCCGGCAGGAGATCGAAGCCGGCGGCCACGCCGCCGCGCACCGGCTGCTCGGCACCGCGCCCGGCCCGGCCCCGGCCGCGGTCACCGCCGCGCTGGGGCTGGCCGCCGATGCCGAGATGATACAGGTGCGCACGCTCTGGCGCGCCGATGAGCGGCCGTTCGCGGTCGAAGACCGCTGGGTGAACCTGTCCGGTGCGCCGGGGTTCGACAGCGCGCCGCTCGACCGGATCAGCGCCAATGAATGGCTGGTGCGCCACGCGCCGTTTTCGCATGGCACGCTGGAATACGCGGCAGAGACTGCGGAACCCGAGCTGGCGGACCTGCTCGGCTGCGCCCCCGGCGCGCCGGTGCTGGTGCTGGAACGGCACACGTTCGGGCCATCGGCGCCGGTCACGTTTATGCGGCTCAGCCACGCGCCCGGCCATAGCCTGAAACTGGAGATCTGA